Proteins encoded together in one Aurantiacibacter aquimixticola window:
- a CDS encoding carbon-nitrogen hydrolase family protein: MKSINVAICQAAPVPLAISDGIEKAVRLAREAVEGGARVVAFGETFLGGYPLWLDEAPGAALWGHPGSKALHRILMEQAVVPGDERLLPLQELCDESGAVISVGAHERVRSSLYNNQMTFRPGLPVLDHRKLVPTHGERLVWMRGDGSTLGVHQAEWGNVGSLICWEHWMPLARAATHNLGESVHVAAWPTVRESYAIASRHYAMEGRCFVLAAGLVQTKDQVFDGLERAGGSAEGRELIESIEADVINRGGSLIAAPDASVIAQAGESEETLFAELDLSLRDEGLASLDTDGHYSRPDVFELNVDTRAKDGVRWQ; encoded by the coding sequence ATGAAAAGCATCAACGTCGCCATCTGTCAGGCCGCGCCTGTGCCGCTCGCCATTTCAGACGGGATCGAGAAAGCCGTGCGGCTGGCGCGCGAGGCCGTGGAGGGCGGGGCGCGCGTGGTCGCGTTCGGCGAGACGTTTCTCGGCGGCTATCCGCTGTGGCTGGACGAGGCTCCGGGAGCGGCGCTGTGGGGCCATCCGGGCAGCAAGGCGCTGCATCGCATCCTCATGGAGCAGGCGGTGGTGCCGGGTGACGAGCGGCTGCTGCCCTTGCAGGAGCTGTGCGACGAGAGCGGCGCGGTGATTTCGGTTGGCGCGCATGAGCGGGTGCGTTCGAGCCTCTACAACAACCAGATGACCTTCCGCCCCGGCCTTCCGGTGCTCGATCACCGCAAGCTGGTGCCCACCCATGGCGAACGGCTGGTGTGGATGCGCGGCGATGGCTCGACGCTCGGCGTGCACCAGGCCGAATGGGGCAATGTCGGTAGCTTGATCTGCTGGGAGCACTGGATGCCGCTTGCCCGCGCGGCGACGCACAATCTCGGCGAAAGCGTCCACGTTGCCGCATGGCCGACCGTGCGCGAAAGCTACGCAATCGCCAGCCGCCACTACGCGATGGAAGGCCGCTGCTTCGTGCTGGCGGCGGGGCTGGTGCAGACGAAGGACCAAGTGTTCGACGGGCTGGAGCGCGCGGGTGGCAGCGCCGAGGGCCGCGAGCTGATCGAAAGCATTGAGGCAGACGTGATCAACCGCGGCGGCTCACTGATCGCCGCACCCGACGCGAGCGTCATCGCGCAGGCGGGCGAGAGCGAGGAAACGCTGTTCGCCGAGCTCGACCTGTCACTGCGCGACGAGGGCCTCGCAAGCCTCGACACCGACGGCCATTACTCGCGGCCCGATGTGTTCGAGCTGAATGTCGATACGCGGGCGAAGGATGGTGTGCGATGGCAGTGA
- a CDS encoding glycine-rich domain-containing protein: MAMRADTMENDLRAALAAYQIGPDTASLTFANRLARENRWSPHFARRVIREYKRFCFLAVTVGHEVTPSDAVDQAWHLHLTYSRDYWERFCPAVLGAPLHHGPTAGGDAEWSRYYEQYAQTLASYEAAFEEAPPADIWPPASRRFGVDPRAFRVNSNDVIVLSRHWATVAGWAIASALLTAFLVGRIS; encoded by the coding sequence ATGGCCATGCGCGCGGACACGATGGAGAACGACTTGCGGGCTGCTCTGGCCGCCTACCAGATTGGCCCGGACACCGCCTCGCTGACATTCGCCAATCGACTTGCGCGCGAAAACCGCTGGTCGCCGCACTTCGCACGCCGGGTCATTCGCGAATACAAGCGCTTCTGCTTTCTTGCCGTGACGGTCGGTCACGAGGTCACACCGTCCGACGCGGTCGACCAGGCCTGGCATCTGCACCTCACATATAGCCGTGATTACTGGGAGCGCTTCTGCCCAGCTGTCTTGGGCGCGCCGCTGCATCACGGCCCAACCGCAGGCGGCGATGCCGAATGGAGCCGCTATTACGAGCAATATGCGCAGACCCTCGCCTCCTATGAAGCCGCGTTCGAGGAAGCGCCGCCGGCCGATATCTGGCCGCCTGCATCGCGCCGCTTCGGCGTGGATCCGCGCGCCTTTCGAGTGAATTCGAATGACGTTATCGTCCTTTCGCGACATTGGGCGACGGTTGCCGGATGGGCCATCGCCTCGGCGTTGCTGACGGCGTTCCTGGTGGGGAGAATTTCTTGA
- a CDS encoding TIGR04222 domain-containing membrane protein, producing the protein MQIGFSSYSGADFLVFYVALLVAAVLASVFIENRLRPEGSDTRPEDAEVLAMLGGGPKRFTDAVLASLFARGDLAVIDRKLERGVNAEGETEAERALIRSAEGMGWKDAVSALAAHADAAERWLVERHLLMTSDERTRLRSLSLAPFGALLLIGLFRRQAGVAEGEPTGFLTMLLVLTVVLAIIRWARFNPRTEAGDKALHSAKSSAERLRIAPRASEAGLAVGLFGTAVLVGTPYSELHAMRQQTGGGDGGGGGDGGGDGGSGCGGGCGGCGG; encoded by the coding sequence ATGCAGATTGGCTTTTCGTCCTATTCAGGCGCGGATTTCCTCGTGTTCTACGTCGCCCTGCTGGTCGCGGCGGTGCTCGCAAGCGTCTTCATTGAAAACAGGTTGCGACCCGAAGGCAGCGACACGCGGCCCGAAGACGCAGAAGTTCTCGCCATGCTTGGCGGTGGGCCGAAGCGGTTCACCGATGCCGTGCTCGCCAGTCTCTTCGCCCGCGGCGATCTCGCGGTTATCGATCGAAAGCTTGAGCGCGGCGTCAATGCTGAGGGTGAAACTGAGGCCGAACGCGCCTTGATACGCAGCGCCGAGGGCATGGGTTGGAAGGATGCCGTGAGCGCGCTCGCCGCCCACGCCGATGCCGCAGAGCGCTGGCTGGTCGAGCGGCACCTCCTGATGACGTCCGACGAGCGAACGAGGCTGCGCAGCCTCTCCCTCGCCCCCTTCGGTGCCCTGCTTCTTATCGGACTGTTTCGCAGACAAGCTGGCGTGGCCGAGGGTGAGCCGACCGGCTTCCTCACCATGCTGCTGGTGCTGACGGTGGTGCTCGCGATCATCCGCTGGGCGAGGTTTAATCCGCGCACCGAGGCCGGTGACAAAGCTCTGCACTCTGCGAAGAGCAGCGCCGAGCGTCTGCGCATCGCCCCGCGGGCAAGCGAAGCGGGGCTCGCCGTAGGACTCTTCGGCACGGCCGTGCTGGTCGGCACGCCCTATTCCGAATTGCACGCGATGCGCCAGCAAACGGGGGGTGGCGATGGCGGCGGGGGCGGCGACGGGGGCGGCGACGGAGGCAGCGGCTGCGGTGGCGGCTGCGGCGGTTGCGGCGGATGA
- the rpsP gene encoding 30S ribosomal protein S16, translated as MSVAIRLSRGGAKKRPYYRIVAADSRYARDGKYLEQLGTYNPLLAKDDPARVKLVEDRIKYWLGVGAKPSDRVLRFLDAAGIMERPARNNPKKGEPGEAAKERAEEKATKAAEAEEAKKAAEEEAKAAKEAPAEEAPAEEAPAEEAKVDEGAAAEAAETAEEAKDEAPAEEKADDAKADEEKSEG; from the coding sequence ATGTCAGTTGCAATTCGCCTCTCCCGCGGTGGCGCCAAGAAGCGCCCCTATTATCGCATCGTTGCGGCCGACAGCCGCTATGCGCGCGACGGCAAGTATCTGGAGCAGCTCGGCACCTACAACCCGCTGCTCGCCAAGGACGATCCGGCCCGTGTGAAGCTGGTCGAAGACCGCATCAAGTACTGGCTGGGCGTTGGCGCCAAGCCGAGCGACCGCGTCCTGCGCTTCCTCGACGCCGCCGGCATCATGGAGCGCCCAGCGCGCAACAACCCCAAGAAGGGTGAGCCGGGCGAAGCCGCCAAGGAACGCGCCGAAGAAAAGGCCACCAAGGCCGCCGAGGCCGAGGAAGCCAAGAAGGCTGCCGAGGAAGAGGCCAAGGCTGCGAAGGAAGCTCCCGCCGAGGAAGCGCCTGCAGAAGAGGCTCCTGCCGAGGAAGCCAAGGTTGATGAAGGCGCCGCCGCCGAAGCTGCGGAAACCGCCGAAGAAGCCAAGGATGAGGCTCCTGCCGAAGAAAAGGCGGACGACGCCAAGGCCGACGAAGAGAAGTCGGAAGGCTGA
- the rimM gene encoding ribosome maturation factor RimM (Essential for efficient processing of 16S rRNA), whose product MSDKPVTLAAITGAHGVAGDVRLKLFGEGLASFKLHKTFNDAALTLQQVRDDKKGGAIARFAEVKDRSAAEKLRGTTLTVPRSALPELDEGEYYHADLIGLAAVSNTGEALGKVIAINDFGAGDVIEIRRAEGGKKGGKTFLVPMRIEAVPAWDAETLTVSEDFVEE is encoded by the coding sequence ATGTCGGACAAACCCGTCACCCTTGCCGCCATCACCGGTGCGCACGGAGTGGCGGGCGATGTCCGTCTGAAGCTGTTCGGGGAAGGGCTGGCAAGCTTCAAGCTGCACAAAACCTTCAATGACGCCGCGCTCACGCTGCAACAGGTGCGAGACGACAAGAAGGGCGGTGCGATCGCCCGCTTCGCCGAAGTGAAGGATCGCAGTGCGGCGGAAAAGCTGCGCGGCACCACGCTCACCGTACCCCGCTCGGCGCTGCCCGAACTGGACGAAGGCGAGTATTATCACGCCGACCTGATAGGTCTCGCCGCAGTCTCCAACACAGGCGAGGCCTTGGGCAAAGTGATCGCGATCAACGATTTCGGCGCGGGCGACGTGATCGAAATTCGCCGGGCCGAAGGGGGCAAGAAGGGTGGCAAGACCTTCCTGGTCCCCATGCGTATCGAGGCAGTGCCCGCATGGGACGCGGAGACGCTGACCGTGAGCGAGGATTTCGTCGAGGAATGA